In one window of Rhodopseudomonas palustris HaA2 DNA:
- the cysC gene encoding adenylyl-sulfate kinase — MTIAVPPATLSTPNGTTRPLVRIVIVGHVDHGKSTLVGRLLHETGSLPDGKLEMLKAVSARRGMPFEWSFLLDALQTERDQGITIDTTQISFRTRSRDVVLIDAPGHAEFLRNMITGASQADGAVLIIDALEGVRDQTRRHGYLLQLLGIKQVAVVVNKMDRVDFSAERFGAISDEISAHLIGLGVTPTAVIPISARDGDGVAERTANIAWYVGPTVVEALDALTPSQPLDLLALRLPVQAIYKFDDRRIVAGRIESGRLQAGDDIVIMPAGKIAKIKSVESWPVTPVEGPQGAGRSVGITLDRELFVERGDVIGHVGAAPRDTRRLRARIFWLHDQPLEAGASLLVRLGTRETRATVVAIEKAVDPGELASEAATAIRRNHVGEIDLSLAQPVAADPAEAFPRSGRLVIEIGGRIAGGGLVLSVDSGQRAASADIVPVDSALRPDERVARFRHNGAVLWFTGLPGSGKSTLAKAIERRLFDRGGSPILLDGDTLRAGLNSDLGFAPHDRAENIRRLAEIAAHLATNGHIAIVAAVSPALDDRAAARRIAGDRFREIHVATPAEICEQRDPKGHYAKARAGALQNFTGIGNDYQPPTASELVLDTSAQTVAEAADTIEAMLARSGVLVDELVDLAANI; from the coding sequence ATGACCATCGCCGTCCCGCCCGCCACGCTCTCCACGCCGAACGGCACCACGCGCCCCTTGGTGCGCATCGTCATCGTCGGCCATGTCGACCACGGCAAATCGACGCTGGTCGGCCGGCTGCTGCACGAGACCGGCTCGCTGCCGGACGGCAAGCTGGAGATGCTGAAAGCGGTCAGCGCCCGGCGCGGCATGCCGTTCGAATGGTCGTTCCTGCTGGATGCGCTGCAGACCGAGCGCGATCAGGGCATCACCATCGACACCACGCAGATCTCCTTCCGCACCCGCTCGCGCGACGTCGTGCTGATCGACGCGCCCGGCCACGCCGAATTCCTGCGCAACATGATCACCGGCGCCTCGCAGGCCGACGGCGCGGTGCTGATCATCGACGCGCTCGAAGGCGTCCGCGACCAGACGCGGCGGCACGGCTATCTGTTGCAACTGCTCGGCATCAAGCAGGTCGCGGTGGTGGTCAACAAGATGGACCGCGTCGACTTTTCGGCCGAGCGGTTCGGCGCGATCAGCGACGAAATCAGCGCACATCTGATCGGGCTCGGCGTGACCCCGACGGCGGTGATCCCGATCTCGGCGCGCGACGGCGACGGCGTCGCCGAGCGCACCGCCAACATCGCCTGGTATGTCGGCCCGACCGTGGTCGAGGCGCTGGATGCGCTGACGCCGTCGCAGCCGCTCGATCTGCTCGCGCTGCGGCTACCGGTGCAGGCGATCTACAAATTCGACGACCGCCGCATCGTCGCCGGCCGCATCGAATCCGGCCGGCTGCAGGCGGGCGACGACATCGTGATCATGCCGGCCGGCAAGATCGCGAAGATCAAATCGGTCGAGAGCTGGCCGGTGACGCCGGTCGAAGGACCGCAGGGCGCCGGCCGCTCGGTCGGCATCACGCTCGACCGCGAATTGTTCGTCGAACGCGGCGACGTCATCGGCCATGTCGGCGCCGCGCCGCGCGATACGCGGCGGCTGCGCGCGCGGATCTTCTGGCTGCACGATCAGCCGCTCGAAGCCGGCGCCTCGCTGCTGGTGCGGCTCGGCACCCGCGAGACCCGCGCCACCGTGGTGGCGATCGAGAAGGCGGTCGATCCGGGCGAACTCGCCAGCGAGGCCGCGACCGCGATCCGGCGCAATCATGTCGGGGAGATCGACCTGTCGCTGGCGCAGCCGGTGGCGGCCGATCCGGCCGAGGCGTTTCCGCGCAGCGGCCGGCTGGTGATCGAAATCGGCGGCCGGATCGCCGGCGGCGGGCTGGTGCTCAGCGTCGACTCGGGCCAGCGCGCCGCGAGCGCCGACATCGTGCCGGTGGACTCCGCGCTGCGGCCGGACGAACGCGTCGCGCGCTTCCGCCACAATGGCGCGGTGCTGTGGTTCACCGGCCTGCCGGGCTCCGGCAAATCGACGCTGGCCAAGGCGATCGAGCGCCGGCTGTTCGACCGCGGCGGCTCGCCGATCCTACTCGACGGCGACACGCTGCGCGCCGGGCTCAACAGCGACCTCGGCTTTGCGCCGCACGACCGCGCCGAGAACATCCGCCGCCTCGCCGAGATCGCCGCGCATCTCGCCACCAACGGCCACATCGCCATCGTCGCCGCGGTGTCGCCGGCGCTGGACGATCGCGCCGCCGCCCGCCGCATCGCCGGCGACCGCTTCCGCGAAATCCATGTCGCGACGCCGGCCGAAATCTGCGAGCAGCGCGACCCCAAGGGCCACTACGCGAAGGCCCGCGCCGGCGCGCTGCAGAACTTCACCGGGATCGGCAACGACTATCAGCCGCCGACCGCGAGCGAACTGGTGCTCGACACCTCGGCGCAGACCGTGGCCGAAGCCGCCGACACGATCGAGGCGATGCTGGCGCGCAGCGGCGTGCTGGTCGACGAACTGGTCGATCTCGCCGCGAACATCTGA
- the cysD gene encoding sulfate adenylyltransferase subunit CysD, protein MDHLDALEAQSIYIFREGFARLKKLALLWSLGKDSNVMIWLARKAFFGKVPFPALHVDTGKKFPEMYAFREHYAKEWDLDLRVDPCPPIDSVDPTLPPAARSAARKTEGLKLALAKYGFDGLIAGIRRDEEATRAKERVFSPRGTEGGWDVRDQPPEFWDQFNASPPPGAHLRIHPILHWTEADIWAYTKRENIPIIPLYLAKDGKRYRSLGDQDITFPVASHASSIDEILHELQTTKVPERAGRALDHETEDAFERLRVAGYL, encoded by the coding sequence ATGGATCATCTCGACGCGCTGGAAGCGCAGAGCATCTACATATTCCGTGAAGGTTTTGCGCGGCTGAAGAAGCTGGCACTGCTGTGGTCGCTCGGCAAAGATTCCAACGTGATGATCTGGCTGGCGCGCAAGGCGTTCTTCGGCAAGGTGCCGTTCCCGGCGCTGCACGTCGACACCGGCAAGAAGTTTCCTGAGATGTACGCCTTCCGCGAACACTACGCGAAGGAGTGGGATCTCGATTTGCGCGTCGATCCCTGCCCGCCGATCGACAGCGTCGATCCGACCCTGCCGCCGGCGGCGCGCTCGGCGGCGCGCAAGACCGAAGGCTTGAAGCTGGCGCTGGCCAAATACGGCTTCGACGGACTGATCGCCGGCATCCGCCGCGACGAGGAGGCGACCCGCGCCAAAGAACGCGTGTTCTCGCCGCGCGGCACCGAGGGCGGCTGGGACGTGCGCGATCAGCCGCCGGAATTCTGGGACCAGTTCAACGCCTCGCCGCCGCCCGGCGCTCACTTGCGTATTCACCCCATCCTGCATTGGACCGAGGCCGACATCTGGGCCTACACCAAGCGCGAGAACATCCCGATCATCCCGCTGTATCTGGCCAAGGACGGCAAGCGCTATCGCTCGCTCGGCGACCAGGACATCACCTTCCCGGTGGCGTCGCACGCCTCGTCGATCGACGAGATCCTGCACGAATTGCAGACCACCAAGGTGCCGGAGCGCGCCGGCCGCGCGCTCGACCACGAGACCGAGGACGCGTTCGAGCGGCTTCGCGTCGCCGGTTATCTGTGA
- a CDS encoding phosphoadenylyl-sulfate reductase translates to MSELAQSVSLPSANPSEARARDLDAALRAASPPEIIAAALREVGRDRLALVSSFGTESAALLKVMADVDPAIPVVFLDTGWLFAETLAYRDTLIDQLGLTDVRSIKPLDADLDRDDPARDLWFSDPDQCCFIRKVEPLRRALAPFEAWLNGRKRFQGGARAEIPVVEADGVRMKFNPFANVSREDINAIYALGKLPPHPLLASGFLSVGCMPCTSRAESDQDTRSGRWQGRGKTECGIHTMKTS, encoded by the coding sequence ATGAGTGAACTGGCGCAGTCCGTGTCTTTGCCGTCGGCGAACCCGTCCGAGGCGCGTGCGCGCGACCTCGACGCGGCGCTGCGCGCTGCGTCGCCGCCGGAGATCATCGCCGCGGCGCTGCGCGAGGTCGGCCGCGACAGGCTCGCGCTGGTGTCGTCGTTCGGCACCGAATCGGCGGCGTTGCTGAAAGTGATGGCCGATGTCGATCCGGCGATCCCGGTGGTGTTTCTCGACACCGGCTGGCTGTTCGCCGAGACGCTGGCCTATCGCGACACGCTGATCGATCAGCTCGGGCTCACCGACGTGCGCTCGATCAAGCCGCTGGATGCCGATCTCGATCGCGACGATCCGGCGCGCGATCTGTGGTTCTCCGATCCGGACCAATGCTGCTTCATCCGCAAGGTCGAGCCGCTGCGCCGCGCGCTGGCGCCGTTCGAGGCGTGGCTCAACGGCCGCAAGCGCTTCCAGGGCGGCGCCCGCGCCGAGATCCCGGTGGTCGAAGCCGACGGCGTGCGGATGAAGTTCAATCCGTTCGCCAACGTTTCGCGCGAGGACATCAACGCGATCTATGCGCTCGGCAAGCTGCCGCCGCATCCGCTGCTGGCGTCGGGCTTTCTGTCGGTCGGCTGCATGCCGTGCACCAGCCGCGCCGAGTCGGACCAGGATACGCGCTCCGGCCGTTGGCAGGGCCGCGGCAAGACGGAATGCGGCATTCACACGATGAAGACGTCGTAG
- a CDS encoding sulfate ABC transporter substrate-binding protein, with translation MFRRIVPLLAGLMVATSAQAADVSLLNVSYDPTRELYSEFNKSFAAAYQKETGDTVTIKQSHGGSGSQARSVIDGLQADVVTLALAYDIDAIANKGLLTKDWQKRLPQNASPYTSTIVFLVRKGNPKGIKDWHDLIRPGISVITPNPKTSGGARWNYLAAWGYALKTEGSEDKARDFVGNIYKNVPVLDTGARGATMTFVQRGVGDVLLAWENEAFLAVKEFGKDRFEIVVPSISIRAEPPVALVDSVVDKKGTRAVAEAYLQYWYTKEGQEIAARNFYRPRDSEIANKHAFAKVELFTIDELFGGWTKAQTTHFTDGGVFDKIYKN, from the coding sequence ATGTTTCGCCGAATTGTTCCGCTGCTCGCCGGCCTGATGGTCGCGACCTCCGCGCAGGCCGCCGACGTGTCGCTGCTCAACGTCTCGTACGACCCGACCCGCGAACTCTACAGCGAGTTCAACAAATCCTTCGCCGCCGCGTATCAGAAGGAAACCGGCGACACCGTCACGATCAAGCAGTCGCACGGCGGCTCCGGCTCGCAGGCGCGCTCGGTGATCGACGGTCTGCAGGCCGACGTCGTGACGCTGGCGCTGGCCTACGACATCGACGCGATCGCCAACAAGGGGCTGCTGACCAAGGACTGGCAGAAGCGTCTGCCGCAGAATGCGTCGCCCTACACCTCGACCATCGTGTTCCTGGTGCGCAAGGGCAATCCGAAGGGCATCAAGGACTGGCACGATCTGATCAGGCCCGGAATCAGCGTGATCACGCCGAACCCGAAGACCTCCGGCGGCGCGCGCTGGAATTATCTGGCGGCCTGGGGCTACGCGCTGAAGACGGAGGGATCGGAGGACAAGGCGCGCGACTTCGTCGGGAACATTTACAAGAATGTGCCGGTGCTGGACACCGGCGCCCGCGGCGCGACCATGACCTTCGTCCAGCGTGGCGTCGGCGACGTGCTGCTGGCGTGGGAGAACGAGGCATTCCTGGCGGTCAAGGAATTCGGCAAGGACAGATTCGAGATCGTGGTGCCGTCGATCTCGATTCGCGCCGAGCCGCCGGTGGCGCTGGTCGACAGCGTGGTCGACAAGAAAGGTACCCGGGCAGTGGCCGAAGCCTATCTGCAGTATTGGTACACCAAGGAAGGTCAGGAAATCGCCGCACGGAACTTCTATCGTCCGCGCGATTCGGAGATTGCCAACAAGCACGCCTTCGCGAAGGTCGAGTTGTTCACCATCGACGAATTGTTCGGCGGCTGGACCAAGGCGCAGACGACGCACTTCACCGACGGTGGGGTGTTCGACAAGATCTACAAGAACTGA
- the cysT gene encoding sulfate ABC transporter permease subunit CysT, with protein sequence MSAIARRRSLPGFGLTMGLTLMWLSLMILIPLAGLFVKTAELSLSEFWATVTAPRTLHALKISFGLAFAAACVNLVAGLLIVWALVRYSFPGRRIFDAIVDIPFALPTAVAGIALTTLFAQNGWLGAPLAELGIKVAFTPLGIFLAMVFIGIPFVVRTVQPVLIDLDAELEEAAESLGASRLQTIRRVILPSLTPAVMTGFALAFARAVGEYGSVIFIAGNLPNVSEIAPLLIVIRLAEFRYADATAIAVVMLLFSFLIILVLNRLQHWAQTRSLAGA encoded by the coding sequence GTGAGCGCGATCGCACGACGACGGTCGTTGCCGGGCTTCGGCCTCACCATGGGCCTGACCCTGATGTGGCTGTCGCTGATGATCCTGATTCCGCTGGCCGGGCTGTTCGTGAAGACGGCCGAACTCAGCCTCTCCGAATTCTGGGCGACGGTGACCGCGCCGCGCACGCTGCATGCCTTGAAGATCTCGTTCGGGCTGGCCTTCGCCGCCGCCTGCGTCAATCTGGTCGCCGGCCTGCTGATCGTCTGGGCGCTGGTGCGTTACAGCTTCCCCGGCCGGCGGATCTTCGACGCCATCGTCGACATCCCGTTCGCGCTGCCGACCGCGGTCGCCGGCATCGCGCTGACGACGCTGTTCGCGCAGAACGGCTGGCTCGGCGCGCCGCTCGCCGAACTCGGCATCAAGGTGGCGTTCACGCCGCTCGGGATTTTTCTGGCGATGGTGTTCATCGGGATTCCGTTCGTGGTGCGCACCGTGCAGCCGGTGCTGATCGATCTCGACGCCGAACTCGAGGAGGCCGCGGAATCGCTCGGGGCGTCGCGGCTACAGACCATCCGCCGCGTCATCCTGCCGTCGCTGACGCCGGCGGTGATGACCGGCTTCGCGCTCGCCTTCGCCCGCGCGGTCGGCGAATACGGTTCGGTGATCTTCATCGCCGGCAACCTGCCCAACGTCTCGGAGATCGCGCCGCTGCTGATCGTGATCCGGCTGGCGGAGTTCCGCTATGCCGACGCCACCGCGATCGCGGTGGTGATGCTGCTCTTCTCCTTCCTGATCATTCTCGTTCTGAACCGGCTGCAGCATTGGGCGCAGACCCGGTCGCTGGCGGGAGCGTGA
- the cysW gene encoding sulfate ABC transporter permease subunit CysW, whose product MTLVATTSVRRSPRKPAVAAGARAGQPARRPAHGEPAWVRLLIIGFAVSFLTVFVVLPLILVFSEALSKGVSFYLDALAGDEALAAIRLTLVAAAISVGLNLVFGVIAAWAIAKFEFRGKTLLITLIDLPFSVSPVISGLVFVLLFGAQGFVGPWLMAHDVRILFALPAIVLATTFVTFPFVARELIPLMQEQGQHEEEAAISLGASGWKTFWRVTLPNIKWGLLYGVLLCNARAMGEFGAVSVVSGHIRGETNTMPLLVEILYNEYQMVAAFAIASLLALLALVTLIVKTILEGRIEEGLHTDDH is encoded by the coding sequence ATGACGCTGGTCGCGACCACATCCGTGAGGCGCTCCCCGCGCAAGCCTGCCGTCGCGGCCGGCGCACGTGCCGGGCAGCCGGCGCGGCGCCCGGCGCATGGCGAGCCGGCCTGGGTGCGCCTGCTGATCATCGGCTTCGCCGTGAGTTTTCTCACCGTCTTCGTGGTGCTGCCGCTGATCCTGGTGTTCTCGGAGGCGCTGTCGAAGGGCGTCTCGTTCTATCTCGACGCGCTGGCGGGAGACGAAGCGCTGGCGGCGATCCGGCTGACGCTGGTCGCGGCGGCGATCTCGGTCGGGCTCAATCTGGTGTTCGGCGTGATCGCCGCCTGGGCGATCGCGAAGTTCGAGTTTCGCGGCAAGACGCTGCTGATCACGCTGATCGATCTGCCGTTCTCGGTCAGCCCGGTGATCTCCGGCCTGGTATTCGTGCTGCTGTTCGGCGCGCAGGGCTTTGTCGGCCCGTGGCTGATGGCCCACGACGTGCGAATCCTGTTCGCGCTGCCGGCGATCGTGCTGGCGACCACCTTCGTGACCTTCCCGTTCGTCGCGCGCGAACTGATCCCGCTGATGCAGGAGCAGGGCCAGCACGAGGAAGAAGCCGCGATCTCGCTCGGCGCCAGCGGCTGGAAAACCTTCTGGCGGGTGACGCTGCCGAACATCAAATGGGGCCTGCTGTACGGCGTGCTGCTGTGCAATGCGCGGGCGATGGGCGAGTTCGGCGCGGTGTCGGTGGTGTCGGGTCACATCCGCGGCGAGACCAACACCATGCCGCTGCTGGTCGAAATTCTCTACAACGAGTATCAGATGGTCGCCGCCTTCGCGATCGCCTCGCTGCTGGCGCTGCTGGCGCTGGTGACGCTGATCGTCAAGACCATCTTGGAAGGCCGTATCGAGGAAGGGCTGCACACCGATGACCATTGA
- a CDS encoding sulfate/molybdate ABC transporter ATP-binding protein, with product MTIEVRNIVKQFGSFRALDNVDLRVETGELMALLGPSGSGKTTLLRIIAGLEWPDAGSIAFDGEDALARGAAERHVGFVFQHYALFRHMSVFENVAFGLRVQPRKIRKSEAEIRKRVGDLLDLVQLGWLADRYPNQLSGGQRQRIALARALAIEPRILLLDEPFGALDAKVRKELRAWLRNLHEEIHVTSIFVTHDQEEALEVANRVVVMDKGRIEQIGSPGDVYERPASAFVHGFIGESIVLPVEVRDGRVRLGDRVLDLAPTDTASGPSKLFVRRHDVAVGPSGSGVFEGAVKSVRAFGPMQRADIVLQGVGGDTLVEIDAPRDHSLKVGDRIGLQPQRYRIFADR from the coding sequence ATGACCATTGAAGTCCGCAACATCGTCAAGCAATTCGGCAGTTTCCGCGCGCTCGACAATGTCGACCTGCGGGTCGAGACCGGCGAGCTGATGGCGCTGCTCGGCCCCTCCGGCTCCGGCAAGACCACGCTGCTGCGGATCATCGCCGGGCTGGAATGGCCCGACGCCGGCTCGATCGCGTTCGACGGCGAGGACGCGCTGGCGCGCGGCGCCGCCGAGCGCCATGTCGGCTTCGTGTTCCAGCACTACGCGCTGTTCCGGCACATGAGCGTGTTCGAGAACGTCGCCTTCGGTCTGCGGGTGCAGCCGCGCAAGATCCGCAAGAGCGAGGCGGAGATCAGAAAGCGCGTCGGCGATCTGCTCGATCTGGTGCAGCTCGGCTGGCTCGCCGACCGCTATCCGAACCAGCTCTCCGGCGGCCAGCGCCAGCGCATCGCGCTCGCCCGCGCGCTGGCGATCGAGCCGCGCATCCTGCTGCTCGACGAGCCGTTCGGCGCGCTCGACGCCAAGGTGCGCAAGGAACTACGCGCCTGGCTGCGCAATCTGCACGAGGAGATCCACGTCACCTCGATCTTCGTCACCCACGATCAGGAAGAGGCGCTCGAAGTCGCCAACCGCGTGGTGGTGATGGACAAGGGCCGGATCGAACAGATCGGCTCGCCCGGCGACGTCTACGAGCGCCCGGCCTCGGCCTTCGTGCACGGCTTCATCGGCGAATCCATCGTGCTGCCGGTCGAGGTGCGCGACGGCCGCGTGCGATTGGGCGACCGCGTGCTCGATCTGGCGCCGACCGACACGGCCTCCGGCCCGTCGAAACTGTTCGTCCGCCGCCACGATGTCGCGGTCGGCCCCAGCGGCAGCGGCGTGTTCGAGGGCGCGGTCAAGTCGGTGCGCGCGTTCGGCCCGATGCAGCGCGCCGATATCGTGCTGCAAGGCGTCGGCGGCGACACGCTGGTCGAGATCGACGCGCCGCGCGACCACTCACTCAAGGTCGGCGACCGCATCGGCCTGCAGCCGCAGCGCTACCGGATTTTCGCCGATCGCTGA
- a CDS encoding alpha/beta fold hydrolase yields the protein MQNPESRFYRSHGLRLHYADWGNDTAPPLLLIHGGADHARSWDHLARSLRADFHVVAPDLRGHGDSDWTLGGSYSLPEYVYDLTRLPAFEGRGPITIVGHSMGGMVSLIYAGTFPEQVARLVVLDGVTVRPDAAKPPVHERTRKWIGQLEALENREPRRYRDIAEAAAQMQAHNKRLAPELALHLATYGVKQNDDGSYSWKFDPHQRVMAPHRLWPDDHVALWGRITCPTLLLFAGESFLSDAAEAGIADHFPQARAETVAGAGHWLQHDRPDEVLRLIRDFLLV from the coding sequence ATGCAGAATCCGGAAAGTCGCTTCTATCGGTCGCACGGGCTGCGGCTGCATTACGCCGATTGGGGCAACGACACCGCGCCGCCGCTGCTGCTGATCCACGGCGGCGCCGACCATGCGCGCAGCTGGGATCACCTGGCGCGATCGCTGCGGGCGGATTTCCACGTCGTCGCGCCGGATCTGCGCGGCCACGGCGATTCCGACTGGACGCTCGGCGGCAGCTACAGCCTGCCGGAATATGTCTACGACCTCACCCGGCTGCCGGCGTTCGAAGGCCGCGGGCCGATCACGATCGTCGGCCATTCGATGGGCGGCATGGTGAGCCTGATCTATGCCGGCACCTTTCCCGAGCAGGTCGCGCGGCTGGTCGTGCTCGACGGCGTCACCGTGAGGCCGGATGCGGCGAAGCCGCCGGTGCACGAGCGCACCCGCAAATGGATCGGCCAGCTCGAAGCGCTCGAGAACCGCGAGCCGCGGCGCTATCGCGACATCGCCGAGGCGGCCGCGCAGATGCAGGCGCACAACAAGCGGCTGGCGCCGGAGCTGGCGCTGCATCTGGCCACTTACGGCGTGAAGCAGAACGACGACGGCAGCTACTCCTGGAAGTTCGATCCGCATCAGCGGGTGATGGCGCCGCACCGGCTGTGGCCGGACGATCACGTCGCGCTGTGGGGCCGCATCACCTGCCCGACGCTGCTGCTGTTCGCCGGCGAGAGTTTTCTCTCCGATGCGGCCGAAGCGGGGATCGCCGATCATTTCCCACAGGCGCGCGCCGAGACCGTCGCCGGCGCCGGGCACTGGCTGCAGCACGACAGGCCCGACGAGGTGCTGCGGCTGATCCGCGACTTCCTGCTCGTGTAG
- a CDS encoding ArsR/SmtB family transcription factor yields the protein MPVPKRARRPSTDGLTHVDTGELRDNALVASEFLKTLSNPSRLVMLCLLAEGERSVSELATTLDERQPTVSQQLARLRGERLVETRRDGQQVFYSLASDEVRSLILVLHAIFCAKPRGKAAKVTVLRPVKTVAAKKTAARR from the coding sequence ATGCCCGTGCCGAAGCGAGCCCGGAGACCATCGACCGATGGGCTTACGCATGTCGACACCGGCGAGCTGCGCGACAACGCGTTGGTCGCCAGTGAATTCCTCAAGACGTTGTCGAACCCGTCGCGGCTGGTGATGCTGTGCCTGCTCGCCGAGGGCGAGAGGTCGGTGTCGGAACTCGCAACCACGCTGGACGAGCGTCAGCCGACGGTGTCGCAGCAGCTCGCGCGGCTGCGCGGCGAGCGGCTGGTGGAGACCCGCCGCGACGGGCAGCAGGTGTTCTATTCGCTCGCGAGCGATGAAGTCCGCAGCCTGATTCTCGTGCTGCACGCGATCTTCTGCGCCAAGCCGCGCGGCAAGGCGGCCAAGGTCACGGTGCTGCGGCCGGTCAAGACGGTCGCCGCGAAGAAGACCGCCGCGCGCCGATAG
- a CDS encoding rhodanese-like domain-containing protein, whose protein sequence is MGVKTISPIEAQRLLDAGAVLVDVRERHEIERERIDGAIELPLTGFRHGDLRDAHGRKAIFFCHSGGRTRMYAGQIAAKANGVCEPYVLGGGILAWRKAGFDTVKGPQPPGLFKRLFGSKAD, encoded by the coding sequence ATGGGTGTGAAGACGATATCGCCGATCGAGGCGCAGCGGTTGCTGGACGCCGGCGCGGTGCTGGTCGACGTCCGCGAGCGCCACGAGATCGAGCGCGAGCGCATCGACGGCGCGATCGAACTGCCGCTGACCGGCTTCAGGCACGGCGACCTGCGCGACGCGCACGGCCGCAAGGCGATCTTCTTCTGCCATTCCGGCGGACGCACGCGGATGTATGCCGGCCAGATCGCGGCGAAAGCGAACGGAGTCTGCGAGCCCTATGTGCTGGGCGGCGGCATTCTGGCGTGGCGCAAGGCCGGCTTCGACACCGTGAAGGGGCCGCAACCGCCGGGCCTGTTCAAGCGGCTGTTCGGGTCCAAGGCGGACTGA
- a CDS encoding NAD(P)/FAD-dependent oxidoreductase yields the protein MTNITIIGSGFAALTAARALRKRKVDASITMISPRRELHFLPSTIWIPAGIRSGARLKVPLGHFFEKYRIDFVEASVTGLKDGGRIVETDRGDFSNDHLIVACGARFIRKLPGIEHALIPCEGIAVGEEIGRRLDAMKGGTIAVGFSTNPEEPGAMRGGPMFEFLFIIDTLLRQRGKRPGFQIVFFSPSPRPGARLGERAVDGLLREMKDRGIATQLGRKILRIEERKVVLDGGGEIEADLILFMPGLTGPAWLANTELPLSPGGMIKADEMCRVDGLPNVWVAGDAGSFPGPDWMPKQAHQADLQALAVAANIAAVESGDAPSTRFKPELVCIVDTLDSGMLVFRNEKFNFVGPKMKLFHWLKRLFERHYLTTFR from the coding sequence ATGACCAACATCACCATCATCGGCTCGGGCTTCGCGGCGCTCACCGCAGCGCGCGCGCTGCGCAAGCGCAAGGTCGATGCGTCGATCACCATGATCTCGCCGCGTCGCGAGCTGCATTTCCTGCCGAGCACGATCTGGATCCCGGCCGGCATCCGCAGCGGCGCGCGGCTGAAAGTGCCGCTGGGGCATTTCTTCGAGAAGTACCGGATCGACTTCGTCGAGGCCTCGGTGACCGGGCTGAAAGACGGCGGCCGAATCGTCGAGACCGATCGCGGCGATTTTTCCAACGATCATCTGATCGTCGCCTGCGGCGCCCGCTTCATCCGCAAGCTGCCGGGCATCGAGCACGCGCTGATCCCATGCGAGGGCATCGCGGTCGGCGAGGAGATCGGCCGGCGGCTCGACGCGATGAAGGGCGGCACCATCGCGGTCGGGTTCTCCACCAATCCGGAGGAGCCCGGCGCGATGCGCGGCGGGCCGATGTTCGAATTCCTGTTCATCATCGATACGCTGCTGCGCCAGCGCGGCAAACGGCCGGGGTTCCAGATCGTGTTCTTCAGCCCGTCGCCGCGGCCGGGCGCGCGGCTCGGCGAGCGCGCCGTGGACGGACTGCTGCGGGAGATGAAGGATCGCGGCATCGCCACGCAGCTCGGCCGCAAGATTCTGCGCATCGAAGAGCGCAAGGTCGTGCTCGACGGCGGCGGCGAGATCGAGGCCGATCTGATCCTGTTCATGCCGGGGCTGACCGGCCCGGCTTGGCTGGCGAATACCGAACTGCCGCTGTCGCCCGGCGGCATGATCAAGGCCGACGAGATGTGCCGGGTCGACGGCCTGCCCAATGTCTGGGTCGCCGGCGATGCCGGGTCGTTTCCGGGGCCGGACTGGATGCCGAAACAGGCGCATCAGGCCGACCTGCAGGCGCTCGCGGTGGCGGCCAACATCGCCGCGGTCGAGAGCGGCGACGCGCCGTCGACGCGGTTCAAGCCGGAGCTGGTGTGCATCGTCGACACGCTGGATTCCGGCATGCTGGTTTTCCGCAACGAGAAGTTCAATTTCGTCGGGCCGAAGATGAAGCTGTTCCACTGGCTGAAGCGGCTGTTCGAACGGCACTATCTGACGACGTTCCGCTGA